One Misgurnus anguillicaudatus chromosome 22, ASM2758022v2, whole genome shotgun sequence DNA segment encodes these proteins:
- the atp6v1aa gene encoding ATPase H+ transporting V1 subunit Aa, translated as MDFSKLPKIRDEERESQFGYVHGVSGPVVTATCMAGAAMYELVRVGHSELVGEIIRLEGDMATIQVYEETSGVSVGDPVLRTGKPLSVELGPGIMGSIFDGIQRPLRDINDLTKSIYIPRGVNIGALNRDLKWEFSPFHNLRVGSHITGGDIYGLVLENSLIKHKIMLPPRSRGTVTYLAPPGNYDVSDVVLELEFEGVKEKFTMVQVWPVRQVRPVTEKLPANHPLLTGQRVLDALFPCVQGGTTAIPGAFGCGKTVISQSLSKYSNSDVIIYVGCGERGNEMSEVLRDFPELTMEVDGKVESIMKRTALVANTSNMPVAAREASIYTGITLSEYFRDMGYNVSMMADSTSRWAEALREISGRLAEMPADSGYPAYLGARLASFYERAGRVKCLGNPEREGSVSIVGAVSPPGGDFSDPVTSATLGIVQVFWGLDKKLAQRKHFPSVNWLISYSKYTRALDEYYDKHFPEFVPLRTKAKEILQEEEDLAEIVQLVGKGSLAETDKITLEVAKLIKDDFLQQNGYTPYDRFCPFYKTVGILSNTIAFYDMSRHAVETTAQSDNKITWAQIREHMGEILYRLSSMKFKDPVKEGEAKIKADYAQLLEDMQNAFRTLED; from the exons ATGGACTTTTCCAAGCTGCCTAAGATCCGAGATGAGGAGCGTGAGAGTCAGTTCGGATATGTGCATGGAGTGTCAGGCCCAG TTGTGACCGCCACTTGCATGGCAGGTGCAGCCATGTATGAATTGGTGCGTGTCGGCCACAGTGAGCTGGTGGGAGAAATTATCCGATTGGAGGGTGACATGGCAACCATCCAGGTGTACGAAGAGACCT CCGGAGTATCTGTCGGTGATCCTGTTCTCCGTACAGGAAAACCCCTGTCTGTTGAGCTTGGACCCGGGATCATGGGTTCCATCTTTGATGGTATTCAGCGTCCCCTTAGAGACATTAATGACCTCACCAAAAGCATCTATATCCCTAGAGGAGTTAACATTGGAGCTCTTAACAGGGACCTCAAATGGGAGTTTTCTCCCTTTCATAACCTGAGG GTTGGCAGTCACATTACAGGAGGTGATATCTACGGACTGGTGCTTGAGAACTCTCTCATTAAACACAAGATCATGCTGCCGCCCCGCAGCAGGGGAACGGTCACCTACCTCGCACCACCAGGAAATTATGATGTCTCT GATGTGGTGCTGGAACTAGAGTTTGAAGGAGTAAAGGAGAAGTTCACAATGGTGCAGGTGTGGCCAGTGCGACAGGTGAGGCCTGTTACAGAGAAGCTACCTGCCAACCACCCTCTGCTGACGGGACAAAGAGTACTGGACGCCCTCTTTCC GTGTGTTCAGGGAGGAACCACTGCTATCCCAGGAGCCTTCGGCTGTGGCAAAACTGTGATCTCTCAGTCTCTCTCAAAGTACTCCAACagtgatgtcatcatttacGTAGGTTGCGGTGAGCGTGGAAACGAGATGTCGGAAGTATTACGAGATTTTCCAGAG TTGACCATGGAGGTGGATGGAAAGGTGGAGAGCATTATGAAGAGAACAGCATTGGTGGCCAACACCTCCAACATGCCTGTGGCTGCCAGAGAAGCCTCCATCTACACTG GTATCACATTGTCTGAGTACTTCAGAGACATGGGATATAACGTCAGCATGATGGCAGACTCCACCTCCCGTTGGGCTGAGGCTCTTAGAGAAATCTCCGGGCGATTGGCTGAGATGCCTGCTG ACAGTGGGTATCCAGCATACCTTGGGGCCCGTCTGGCATCGTTCTATGAGAGAGCGGGTCGAGTGAAATGTCTGGGTAACCCAGAGAGAGAGGGCAGTGTCAGCATTGTAGGAGC TGTGTCTCCCCCTGGTGGTGACTTCTCAGATCCTGTGACTTCAGCCACTCTTGGCATTGTGCAG GTCTTTTGGGGTCTAGATAAAAAGCTCGCCCAGAGGAAACACTTCCCATCTGTTAACTGGCTCATCAGTTACAGTAAATATACACGAGCCCTGGACGAATACTACGACAAACACTTCCCTGAATTTGTCCCGCTTCGTACCAAAGCCAAAGAGATTCTGCAGGAGGAAGAAGACCTGGCTGAAATTGTGCAGCTTGTTGGAAAG GGCTCTCTGGCTGAGACGGATAAGATCACTTTGGAAGTGGCCAAGCTCATTAAAGATGATTTTCTACAACAGAACGGTTACACACCCTATGACAG GTTTTGTCCATTTTATAAGACTGTGGGGATCCTGTCCAACACGATAGCTTTTTATGACATGTCACGGCACGCTGTCGAGACCACGGCTCAGAGCGACAACAAGATCACCTGGGCGCAGATCCGTGAACACATGGGAGAAATTCTTTACAGGCTCAGCTCCATGAAGTTTAAGGATCCGG TCAAAGAGGGTGAGGCAAAAATTAAAGCCGACTACGCCCAGCTGCTAGAAGACATGCAGAATGCTTTCCGTACTCTCGAGGACTAA
- the phf23a gene encoding PHD finger protein 23A isoform X2, producing MLGIMDHHQDTVRKCTSETLPPEGRKRTVEDFNNFCSFVLAYAGYIPPQKEAMQGVEDILDSLRESSWSPSSSPCSVEGTVKDSWTESHSNIHNLYKAQNDSSSTDFCNRESDDSLDKMTLKDSLNQISFHSKAERKKMRKLSRLSLSGGRKSLCGGSEAKAHKQYKAGLKKTKRSVKAERHTMYTSPLSEGLRMEEELAERSVHMEGAGLKLESNQETDLSSCETDTLVTDEDIMVESGDDSWDLITCFCGKPFAGRPMIECDECSIWVHLSCAKIKKSNVPDVFYCHRCRDTRPVTVKKEH from the exons ATGTTGGGAATTATGGATCATCATCAAG ACACGGTCCGAAAATGTACGTCGGAGACTTTG CCTCCGGAAGGTAGGAAGAGGACTGTGGAGGATTTTAACAATTTTTGCAGCTTCGTTTTGGCCTATGCTGGGTACATCCCACCCCAGAAAGAA GCCATGCAGGGTGTAGAAGACATCTTGGATAgcctgagg GAGAGTTCATGGTCCCCGTCCTCTTCTCCGTGTTCTGTTGAAGGGACCGTAAAGGACAGCTGGACAGAAAGTCACTCCAACATCCACAACCTCTACAAAGCTCAGAATGACAGCAGCAGTACAGATTTTTGCAATCGTGAATCAGACGACTCCTTAGACAAGATGACACTGAAGGATTCTCTGAACCAGATCAGTTTTCACAGCAAagctgaaagaaagaaaatgaggAAACTTAGCCGCTTATCTTTGAGTGGGGGGAGAAAAAGCTTATGTGGTGGCTCAGAGGCAAAAGCACATAAACAATACAAAGCCGGGCTAAAGAAAACGAAGAGATCGGTTAAGGCTGAGAGACACACTATGTACACAAGTCCTTTGAGTGAGGGGCTTCGGATGGAGGAGGAGCTAGCCGAACGGTCCGTTCACATGGAGGGGGCGGGTCTTAAACTGGAGTCCAATCAAGAAACAGACCTGAGTTCCTGTGAAACTGACACATTGGTGACGGATGAGGATATCATGGTGGAGTCTG GAGACGATTCATGGGATTTGATTACGTGTTTTTGCGGAAAACCTTTTGCGGGACGCCCGATGATCGAGTGTGACGAGTGCTCCATATGGGTCCATCTGTCCTGCGCTAAGATTAAGAAGTCCAACGTACCTGATGTTTTCTACTGCCACAGATGCAGAGACACTCGGCCCGTCACGGTCAAAAAGGAACATTGA
- the phf23a gene encoding PHD finger protein 23A isoform X3, translated as MLGIMDHHQDTVRKCTSETLPPEGRKRTVEDFNNFCSFVLAYAGYIPPQKEESSWSPSSSPCSVEGTVKDSWTESHSNIHNLYKAQNDSSSTDFCNRESDDSLDKMTLKDSLNQISFHSKAERKKMRKLSRLSLSGGRKSLCGGSEAKAHKQYKAGLKKTKRSVKAERHTMYTSPLSEGLRMEEELAERSVHMEGAGLKLESNQETDLSSCETDTLVTDEDIMVESGDDSWDLITCFCGKPFAGRPMIECDECSIWVHLSCAKIKKSNVPDVFYCHRCRDTRPTTVKKEH; from the exons ATGTTGGGAATTATGGATCATCATCAAG ACACGGTCCGAAAATGTACGTCGGAGACTTTG CCTCCGGAAGGTAGGAAGAGGACTGTGGAGGATTTTAACAATTTTTGCAGCTTCGTTTTGGCCTATGCTGGGTACATCCCACCCCAGAAAGAA GAGAGTTCATGGTCCCCGTCCTCTTCTCCGTGTTCTGTTGAAGGGACCGTAAAGGACAGCTGGACAGAAAGTCACTCCAACATCCACAACCTCTACAAAGCTCAGAATGACAGCAGCAGTACAGATTTTTGCAATCGTGAATCAGACGACTCCTTAGACAAGATGACACTGAAGGATTCTCTGAACCAGATCAGTTTTCACAGCAAagctgaaagaaagaaaatgaggAAACTTAGCCGCTTATCTTTGAGTGGGGGGAGAAAAAGCTTATGTGGTGGCTCAGAGGCAAAAGCACATAAACAATACAAAGCCGGGCTAAAGAAAACGAAGAGATCGGTTAAGGCTGAGAGACACACTATGTACACAAGTCCTTTGAGTGAGGGGCTTCGGATGGAGGAGGAGCTAGCCGAACGGTCCGTTCACATGGAGGGGGCGGGTCTTAAACTGGAGTCCAATCAAGAAACAGACCTGAGTTCCTGTGAAACTGACACATTGGTGACGGATGAGGATATCATGGTGGAGTCTG GTGACGATTCATGGGATTTGATTACGTGTTTTTGCGGAAAACCTTTTGCGGGACGCCCGATGATCGAGTGTGACGAGTGCTCCATATGGGTCCATCTGTCCTGCGCTAAGATTAAGAAGTCCAACGTACCTGATGTTTTCTACTGCCACAGATGCAGAGACACTCGGCCCACCACAGTCAAAAAGGAACATTGA
- the phf23a gene encoding PHD finger protein 23A isoform X1, whose translation MLGIMDHHQDTVRKCTSETLPPEGRKRTVEDFNNFCSFVLAYAGYIPPQKEAMQGVEDILDSLRESSWSPSSSPCSVEGTVKDSWTESHSNIHNLYKAQNDSSSTDFCNRESDDSLDKMTLKDSLNQISFHSKAERKKMRKLSRLSLSGGRKSLCGGSEAKAHKQYKAGLKKTKRSVKAERHTMYTSPLSEGLRMEEELAERSVHMEGAGLKLESNQETDLSSCETDTLVTDEDIMVESGDDSWDLITCFCGKPFAGRPMIECDECSIWVHLSCAKIKKSNVPDVFYCHRCRDTRPTTVKKEH comes from the exons ATGTTGGGAATTATGGATCATCATCAAG ACACGGTCCGAAAATGTACGTCGGAGACTTTG CCTCCGGAAGGTAGGAAGAGGACTGTGGAGGATTTTAACAATTTTTGCAGCTTCGTTTTGGCCTATGCTGGGTACATCCCACCCCAGAAAGAA GCCATGCAGGGTGTAGAAGACATCTTGGATAgcctgagg GAGAGTTCATGGTCCCCGTCCTCTTCTCCGTGTTCTGTTGAAGGGACCGTAAAGGACAGCTGGACAGAAAGTCACTCCAACATCCACAACCTCTACAAAGCTCAGAATGACAGCAGCAGTACAGATTTTTGCAATCGTGAATCAGACGACTCCTTAGACAAGATGACACTGAAGGATTCTCTGAACCAGATCAGTTTTCACAGCAAagctgaaagaaagaaaatgaggAAACTTAGCCGCTTATCTTTGAGTGGGGGGAGAAAAAGCTTATGTGGTGGCTCAGAGGCAAAAGCACATAAACAATACAAAGCCGGGCTAAAGAAAACGAAGAGATCGGTTAAGGCTGAGAGACACACTATGTACACAAGTCCTTTGAGTGAGGGGCTTCGGATGGAGGAGGAGCTAGCCGAACGGTCCGTTCACATGGAGGGGGCGGGTCTTAAACTGGAGTCCAATCAAGAAACAGACCTGAGTTCCTGTGAAACTGACACATTGGTGACGGATGAGGATATCATGGTGGAGTCTG GTGACGATTCATGGGATTTGATTACGTGTTTTTGCGGAAAACCTTTTGCGGGACGCCCGATGATCGAGTGTGACGAGTGCTCCATATGGGTCCATCTGTCCTGCGCTAAGATTAAGAAGTCCAACGTACCTGATGTTTTCTACTGCCACAGATGCAGAGACACTCGGCCCACCACAGTCAAAAAGGAACATTGA
- the LOC141348945 gene encoding phospholipid scramblase 2-like — protein MSQPYSNPGAVPPGLEYLTQIDQILIHQKIEAIIGFETNNQYEIKNSMGQIIYNAKEINDCCARDCYGSLRSFELKIKNNMDREVMHLIRPFRCTSCCCPCYLQEMEVQAPPGNTIGYISQDWHMFKPKFSIYDMSKTKVLSIEGPLWAIKCSGDVDFEVQGKDGHPVGRISKQWSGHIKEGLTDSDNFGINFPMDLDVRMKAVLMGACFLIDYMLFEGTSGSGQRICVLC, from the exons ATGTCTCAGCCTTATTCTAATCCTGGGGCTGTGCCTCCTGGTTTGGAATACCTGACACAG ATTGACCAGATATTAATTCATCAAAAAATTGAGG CTATTATTGGCTTTGAGACTAATAACCAGTATGAGATAAAGAACAGCATGGGTCAGATCATCTACAATGCCAAAGAAATTAATGACTGCTGCGCACGTGATTGCTATGGTTCTCTGCGCAGCTTTGAACTgaagataaaaaataatatggatCGAGAAGTGATGCATTTGATCAGGCCCTTCCGCTGCACTTCCTGCTGTTGCCCCTGTTATCTTCAAGAG ATGGAGGTGCAGGCTCCACCAGGCAATACAATCGGCTACATCAGTCAAGACTGGCACATGTTTAAGCCCAAATTCTCCATCTATGACATGTCCAAAACAAAAGTGCTGTCCATTGAGGGGCCTTTGTGGGCCATCAAATGCTCTGGGGATGTGGATTTTGAA GTTCAAGGCAAGGATGGACATCCTGTAGGTCGTATTAGTAAACAGTGGAGTGGCCATATAAAGGAGGGACTGACTGATAGTGATAATTTTGGCATTAACTTTCCCATGGACCTGGATGTGAGGATGAAAGCAGTTCTGATGGGGGCATGTTTCCTTATA GACTACATGTTATTTGAGGGCACTAGTGGCTCTGGTCAACGAATCTGTGTGTTATGCTGA